A single window of Onychomys torridus chromosome 8, mOncTor1.1, whole genome shotgun sequence DNA harbors:
- the Mien1 gene encoding migration and invasion enhancer 1 — protein MSGEPGQVSVVPPPGEVEAGSGVHIVVEYCEPCGFEATYLELASAVKEEYPGIEIESRHGGTGAFEIEINGQLVFSKLENGGFPYEKDLIEAIRRASNGEPLEKITNSRPPCVIL, from the exons ATGAGTGGGGAGCCAGGACAAGTGTCCGTAGTGCCCCCTCCcggggaggtagaagcaggcagtgGAGTCCACATCGTGGTGGAGTACTG TGAACCCTGCGGCTTCGAGGCGACCTACCTGGAGCTGGCGAGCGCCGTGAAGGAGGAGTATCCGGGCATCGAGATTGAGTCGCGACACGGGGGGACAG GGGCCTTTGAGATTGAGATCAATGGACAGCTGGTGTTCTCCAAGCTGGAGAATGGGGGTTTTCCTTATGAGAAAGAT CTCATCGAGGCCATCCGAAGAGCCAGCAATGGAGAACCTTTAGAGAAGATCACCAATAGCCGGCCTCCCTGCGTCATCCTGTGA
- the Grb7 gene encoding growth factor receptor-bound protein 7 yields the protein MELDLSPPHLSSSPEDVCPAPGTPPETPPPPDNPPSGDVKRSQPLPIPSSRKLREEELQATSLPSIPNPFPELCSPPSQKPILGGSSSARGLLPRDCGRLHVVKVYSEDGACRSVEVAAGATARHVCEMLVQRTHALSDEYWGLVECHPYLALERGVEDHEFVVEVQEAWPVGGDSRFVFRKNFAKYELFKSPPHTLFPEKMVSSCLDAQTGVSHEDLIQNFLNAGSFPEIQGFLQLRGSGRGSGRKLWKRFFCFLRRSGLYYSTKGTSKDPRHLQYVADVNESNAYVVTQGRKLYGMPTDFGFCVKPNKLRNGHKGLHIFCSEDEQSRTCWLAAFRLFKYGMQLYKNYQQTQSRQLRLCYLGSQPLRSVSDNTLVAMDFSGQAGRVIENPREALSAAMEEAQAWRKKTSHRLSLPTPSSGSSLSAAIHRTQPWFHGRISREESQRLIGQQGLVDGVFLVRESQRNPQGFVLSLCHLQKVKHYLILPSEDEGCLYFSMDDGQTRFTDLLQLVEFHQLNRGILPCVLRHCCARVAL from the exons ATGGAACTGGATCTGAGCCCACCTCATCTCAGCAGCTCCCCGGAAGATGTGTGCCCAGCTCCTGGGACCCCTCCCGAGACTCCTCCGCCCCCTGATAACCCTCCATCTGGGGATGTGAAGCGGTCCCAGCCTCTGCCCATCCCAAGCAGCAG GAAACTTCGAGAAGAGGAGCTTCAGGCGACCTCTCTACCCtccatccccaaccccttccctgAGCTCTGCAGCCCACCTTCACAGAAACCCATTCTTGGGGGTTCCTCCAGTGCAAGGGGGTTGCTTCCTCGAGATTGTGGCCGCCTTCAT GTGGTGAAGGTGTACAGCGAGGATGGGGCCTGCCGGTCTGTGGAGGTGGCAGCGGGTGCCACAGCTCGCCATGTGTGTGAAATGCTGGTGCAGCGAACCCACGCCCTGAGTGATGAGTACTGGGGCCTGGTAGAGTGCCACCCCTATTTAGCACTGG AGCGGGGTGTGGAGGACCATGAGTTCGTGGTGGAGGTGCAGGAGGCCTGGCCTGTCGGTGGAGATAGTCGCTTTGTCTTTCGCAAAAACTTCGCCAAGTATGAACTGTTCAAGAGCCCCCCA CATACCCTGTTCCCAGAAAAGATGGTCTCCAGCTGTCTGGATGCACAAACAGGCGTATCCCATGAAGACCTCATCCAG AACTTCCTGAATGCCGGCAGCTTCCCCGAGATCCAGGGCTTCCTGCAACTTCGGGGATCAGGCCGGGGGTCAGGCCGAAAGCTGTGGAAACGATTCTTCTGCTTTCTGCGGCGATCTGGTCTCTATTACTCCACCAAGGGCACCTCCAAG GACCCGAGGCACCTACAGTATGTGGCGGATGTGAATGAGTCTAATGCATATGTGGTGACCCAGGGCCGCAAGCTCTATGGGATGCCCACGGATTTCGGCTTCTGTGTCAAG CCCAACAAGCTTCGAAATGGTCACAAGGGGCTCCACATCTTCTGCAGTGAGGACGAGCAGAGCCGTacctgctggctggctgccttCCGTCTCTTCAAG tATGGGATGCAGTTATATAAGAATTACCAGCAGACTCAATCTCGTCAATTGCGCCTATGCTATTTGGGGTCTCAGCCCTTG AGGAGCGTTTCAGATAATACCCTAGTGGCCATGGACTTCTCTGGCCAGGCTGGGCGTGTCATTGAGAACCCCCGGGAAGCTCTGAGTGCTGCCATGGAGGAGGCCCAGGCCTGGAGG AAGAAGACAAGCCACCGTCTCAGCCTGCCCACCCCATCCTCCGGCTCCAGTCTTAGCGCAG CCATCCACCGTACCCAGCCCTGGTTCCATGGACGCATTTCCCGGGAGGAGAGCCAGCGGCTAATTGGACAGCAGGGCCTGGTGGATGG TGTGTTCCTGGTCCGGGAGAGCCAGCGCAACCCCCAGGGCTTTGTCCTTTCCCTATGTCACCTGCAGAAAGTCAAGCATTACCTCATTCTTCCG AGCGAAGACGAAGGCTGCCTCTACTTCAGCATGGACGACGGCCAGACCCGCTTCACAGACCTGCTGCAGCTGGTGGAATTCCACCAGCTGAACCGAGGCATCCTGCCCTGTGTGCTACGCCACTGCTGTGCCCGTGTGGCCCTCTGA